DNA from Deinococcus koreensis:
GAACAGCGAGCTGCGCGCGCTCGCCACCGCCTCCTCCCAGGAACTCATCGAGCCGCTGCGCCGCTTGCGCAGCGTGCTCGGCCTGCTCGAGCGCCGCATCTCCGCACACCTCGACGAGCCGGCACGCAAATGGCTGGCGATGATGCAGAACGAGGCCCAGCGCGCCGAGGTGCTGTCCGAGAACTTCCGCTCCCTGGCCCAGCTCGAGCAGCGCGACCTGAAGTGGGGGGTGGTGGCGCTGGCCCCGCTGGTGGTGCAGGTGCGCAGCGACCTGGCCCCGGGCCTGGGCCCACGCACCGGACGCTGGACGGTGGGCGAGCTGCCGGTGGTGAACGGGGACAGCCTGCTGCTGCGCCAGGCCTTCAGTGATCTGATCCACCACGCCCTGAGCGTCGTGCCCCCCGGCCGCGAGGCCCACGTGGAGGTCGCCGCCGCGGCTTCGGGCCTGCCCGTCACGGTCGATGTGTGGCCCCTGGCGCCGGGCACGGCCAACTTCGAGACCGACGGCGTGGTCAACGCGCGGCGCATCGTGCAGCGCCACGGCGGCACCCTGGGTGTGACGCTGCAGGGTGAGCGCGTGCGCTTTGAGCTGCACCTGCCCGGGCGCCAGCCGTAGGACGGCCCGATCACGGGGCAGGGTGACCGCGGCCAGGGGCCGGTACTGGGGAAACAGGCCAGACAGCCGGCACGTCATCTGTCCCTCCGCCCTACCTTCGCTTCTTGCCCCCCGCCCTGACCACGGCGGCGGCCGGGCCAGGCGGGGCACCCTGTGACGCGGCCAAGCCGTCTGCCCGTCACGGTGGCGCTGATGGCCAGGGCGCCGACTCCCGTCATCCTCGCCATCACGCTTCAGCCCCCAGTGTGCTGTCCCGCAACTCCTCCACACTGCGCCGGAAGAGCTCCGGGTCACCCAGCACCCGGGCGACGGTATACGCCCCCTGAATCTCCAGGAAGATGGAGCTCCGGATTCCGGCGGCGCTCGCCTGAGTGGCCACCGCGTCCTGATAGGCGAGCACGATCCCGGCGGCCCGGGGCGCGGCCGGGTCACCCAGGGCACGCAGTTCGGCCGCCAGGGTGCCGAAGGGACAGCCAGCGTCGGCGGCGCCAGCGGGATCTTCGAGCAGCCACGCAAAGTAGCCGGCCAGCCAGGTGCGGGGCTCCAGGGGTGCGAGCCGCCCGAGCAGCGCCCGCAACTCCCGCTCGCACTCGTCCAGCACTGCCAGTACGAGTTCCTCCCGGGTTTTGACGTGGTAGTAGAGGTTGCCCAGTCGGAGGCCGGCCTCCTGGGCGACATCCCTCAGGGTGGTGCCGCCGATGGCCCGCCGCCGGTAACACCGCAGGGCGGCCTGGATGATCTGCGCGCGTGTGCTGGGCTGGCCCGTCTCCATGGGCCAAGATGTCATGAAGTCCGGCAGAACCGCACGTCCCTCTGTCCCTCTACGCTCAGTCAGAAGGTTGACTGAATGGAGCAGTGAGGGGTT
Protein-coding regions in this window:
- a CDS encoding TetR/AcrR family transcriptional regulator codes for the protein METGQPSTRAQIIQAALRCYRRRAIGGTTLRDVAQEAGLRLGNLYYHVKTREELVLAVLDECERELRALLGRLAPLEPRTWLAGYFAWLLEDPAGAADAGCPFGTLAAELRALGDPAAPRAAGIVLAYQDAVATQASAAGIRSSIFLEIQGAYTVARVLGDPELFRRSVEELRDSTLGAEA